In the genome of Pseudomonadota bacterium, one region contains:
- a CDS encoding AarF/ABC1/UbiB kinase family protein encodes MSEGERSESNRLTGRVSRYARVGTSVGKVAARMGAERLFGLQTDSAEAAAALRTALGGLKGPLMKVAQLLATIPDALPAEYAGELAQLQSNAPAMGWPFVRRRMASELGPDWQDKYKSFEHEAAAAASLGQVHRAVSHDGKNLACKLQYPDMQSAVEADLNQLKIIFAVYRRYDRAIDPRRIHDEIAARLREELDYEREARHQSLYRMMLKDQTMVHVPDVVPELSTKRLLTMDWMDGEPLMNFLGETPEHRAQLAMAMFHAWYVPFYGYGVIHGDPHLGNYKVRPDMSVSLLDFGCVRVFHARFVKGVIDLYNALETDDRDLAVHAYETWGFTGLSNEVIDTLHLWAEFIYAPLLEDKPRAIHDEGSMYGARIASKVHGRLRELGGVTVPREFVFMDRAAIGLGSVFMHLEAEVNWHRLFKDLIADFDEDKLLKRQAAAMKEVGLSAPE; translated from the coding sequence ATGAGCGAGGGGGAACGCAGCGAGTCCAATCGGCTGACCGGCCGCGTGTCGCGCTATGCCCGCGTTGGCACGTCGGTCGGCAAGGTCGCCGCGCGCATGGGCGCCGAACGTCTGTTCGGCCTGCAGACCGACAGCGCTGAAGCCGCCGCAGCCCTGCGCACCGCGCTCGGCGGGCTGAAGGGACCGCTGATGAAAGTCGCCCAGCTACTGGCGACCATCCCCGACGCGCTGCCGGCCGAGTACGCCGGCGAACTAGCGCAGCTTCAGTCGAACGCGCCGGCCATGGGCTGGCCCTTTGTGCGCCGGCGAATGGCGAGCGAACTCGGGCCCGACTGGCAGGACAAGTACAAGAGCTTCGAGCATGAGGCCGCCGCCGCCGCCTCGCTCGGCCAAGTCCACCGCGCGGTCTCCCACGACGGCAAGAACCTCGCCTGCAAGCTGCAGTATCCGGACATGCAGTCGGCGGTCGAGGCCGACCTGAACCAGCTCAAGATCATCTTCGCCGTCTACCGCCGCTATGACCGCGCCATTGATCCCCGGCGCATCCATGACGAGATCGCCGCGCGCCTGCGCGAGGAACTCGACTACGAGCGCGAGGCGCGCCACCAGTCGCTCTACCGAATGATGCTGAAGGACCAGACGATGGTCCATGTGCCCGATGTCGTGCCGGAACTCTCGACCAAGCGCCTCCTGACCATGGACTGGATGGATGGCGAGCCCTTGATGAACTTCCTGGGCGAGACGCCGGAGCACCGCGCCCAGCTCGCCATGGCGATGTTCCATGCCTGGTACGTGCCGTTCTACGGCTACGGCGTCATCCACGGCGACCCGCATCTGGGCAACTACAAGGTCCGCCCCGACATGTCGGTCAGCCTGCTCGACTTCGGCTGCGTGCGCGTCTTCCATGCCCGCTTCGTCAAGGGCGTCATCGATCTCTACAACGCGCTGGAGACCGACGACCGCGACCTCGCCGTCCACGCCTATGAGACCTGGGGTTTCACCGGGCTCTCCAACGAGGTCATCGACACGCTGCACCTGTGGGCGGAGTTCATCTACGCGCCGCTTCTGGAAGACAAACCGCGCGCCATCCACGACGAGGGCAGCATGTACGGAGCGCGTATCGCGTCAAAGGTCCACGGCCGCCTGCGCGAACTGGGCGGCGTCACCGTGCCGCGCGAGTTCGTCTTCATGGACCGCGCGGCCATCGGGCTCGGCTCCGTCTTCATGCACCTGGAAGCCGAGGTCAACTGGCACCGCCTGTTCAAGGACCTGATCGCCGACTTCGACGAAGACAAGTTGCTGAAACGGCAGGCCGCGGCGATGAAAGAGGTCGGGCTCAGCGCGCCGGAGTAG
- a CDS encoding M3 family oligoendopeptidase: MADTAEQSKLGDLPEWDLSDLYAGPDDPAINVDMDEANAEAQAFEKDLKGKLDGLDGAEMAAALGRYEAMQDRLGRVGSYAQLLYAGNLTDPDIGRFAQSVQERLTDISSHLLFFALEINKLDDTTFDKLLTSPALAHYVPWLKEARLFRPHQLSDEAEAMLHEMSVVGDAAWNRLFDETIAGLRFDIGGESLTESEALDFLSSQDGDKRREAAKELARVFKANEKLFALITNTLAKSKAIDDGWRQFARPISYRNLSNQVEDEVVDALIAAVQAAYPKLSHRYYAMKAKWMGGEKLDWWDRNAPLPDDDDRQIPWDEARATVLGAYGDFAPEMAEIAEGFFDRRWIDAPARPGKAGGAFAHPTVPSAHPFVLLNYQGKTRDVMTLAHELGHGVHQVLAAEQGPLLASTPLTLAETASVFGEQLTFRRLLNAETDAKRRRTILAAKVEDMLNTVVRQIAFCEFERRVHDARRDGELTPEAIGDLWMSVQTESLGPALVFDDDYRSYWSYIPHFIHSPFYVYAYAFGDCLVNALYAHYQEAEEGFQARFFEMLKAGGSKRHKELLAPFGLDASDPGFWSKGLGIIAGFIDELEAADAAA, encoded by the coding sequence ATGGCCGATACCGCTGAACAGAGCAAACTGGGCGATCTGCCCGAATGGGACCTCTCCGACCTCTATGCTGGGCCCGACGACCCTGCGATCAATGTCGACATGGATGAGGCGAATGCGGAGGCCCAGGCATTCGAGAAAGACCTCAAAGGCAAGCTAGACGGGCTGGACGGCGCCGAAATGGCCGCCGCGCTCGGGCGCTATGAGGCCATGCAGGATCGGCTGGGCCGGGTCGGCAGCTATGCCCAACTGCTCTATGCCGGCAACTTGACGGACCCGGACATCGGCCGCTTCGCCCAGTCGGTGCAGGAGCGCCTGACCGATATCTCCAGCCACCTGCTGTTCTTCGCGCTGGAAATCAACAAGCTCGACGACACCACGTTCGACAAGCTGCTCACCTCGCCGGCGCTCGCCCATTATGTGCCGTGGCTGAAGGAAGCGCGCCTGTTCCGCCCGCACCAGCTCTCCGACGAGGCCGAGGCCATGCTGCACGAGATGAGCGTGGTCGGCGACGCCGCCTGGAACCGGCTGTTCGACGAGACGATCGCCGGCCTTCGCTTCGACATCGGCGGCGAGAGCTTGACCGAATCCGAGGCTCTCGATTTTCTCTCGTCCCAGGACGGCGACAAACGCCGGGAAGCCGCCAAGGAACTCGCGCGCGTTTTCAAGGCGAACGAGAAGCTCTTCGCGCTGATCACCAATACGCTGGCGAAATCAAAGGCGATCGACGACGGCTGGCGCCAATTCGCCCGGCCGATCTCCTACCGGAACCTCTCGAACCAGGTCGAGGACGAGGTGGTCGACGCGCTCATCGCCGCGGTCCAAGCCGCTTATCCCAAGCTGTCGCACCGCTATTACGCCATGAAGGCCAAGTGGATGGGCGGCGAGAAGCTCGACTGGTGGGACCGCAACGCGCCCCTGCCCGATGACGACGACCGCCAGATCCCGTGGGACGAGGCGCGCGCTACGGTGCTCGGCGCCTATGGCGACTTCGCCCCGGAAATGGCCGAGATCGCGGAAGGTTTCTTCGACCGCCGCTGGATCGACGCGCCGGCACGCCCCGGCAAGGCCGGCGGCGCCTTTGCCCATCCGACCGTGCCCAGCGCGCATCCCTTTGTGCTGTTGAACTATCAGGGAAAGACCCGCGATGTCATGACGCTGGCGCATGAGCTCGGCCACGGCGTTCATCAGGTGCTCGCCGCCGAACAGGGCCCGCTGCTGGCCTCAACGCCGCTGACCTTGGCCGAGACCGCGTCGGTGTTCGGCGAGCAGCTGACCTTCCGGCGCCTCTTGAACGCGGAGACCGACGCGAAGCGGCGGCGCACGATCCTCGCCGCCAAGGTCGAGGACATGCTGAACACCGTCGTCCGCCAGATCGCGTTCTGCGAGTTCGAGCGGCGCGTCCACGATGCCCGGCGCGACGGCGAACTGACGCCCGAGGCGATCGGCGATCTCTGGATGTCCGTCCAGACCGAAAGCCTGGGCCCGGCGCTCGTCTTCGACGACGATTACCGGAGTTACTGGAGCTACATCCCCCACTTCATCCACTCGCCGTTCTACGTCTACGCCTATGCCTTCGGTGATTGCCTGGTGAACGCGCTCTACGCCCACTATCAGGAGGCCGAAGAGGGCTTCCAGGCGCGTTTCTTCGAGATGCTGAAGGCCGGCGGTTCCAAGCGGCATAAGGAGCTTCTGGCGCCGTTCGGCCTGGATGCCTCGGACCCCGGATTCTGGTCGAAGGGGCTCGGCATCATCGCCGGCTTCATCGACGAGCTGGAAGCCGCCGATGCGGCGGCCTGA
- a CDS encoding AMP-dependent synthetase/ligase: MAQDPWPNLASLFFEQAAKLGDRPFMWSKHDGQYRPQTWTEVADEVKAVSRGLRALGVKPGHRVMLVSENRPNWVVADLAIMAAGAITVPAYTTNTEALHEHIITDSGAKVAIVSTAALAARLLPAAKTTGAAHVVAMEPVEPHDGIDVMTWEALKERGEAEPDDVEEVAATVERGHPACFIYTSGTGGLPKGVILSHHALLSNIRSIRIAFEPILSGTEIFLSFLPLSHSYEHTCGFLFPISIGAEIYYAEGADTLTNNMVEVSPTIMTCVPRLYEVMRQRILAGVARQGGSKEKLFNKTLTLGLKKVDPEQSLGLGEKLTDMLMERLVREKVRQRFGGRLKAMVSGGAPLNPDVGKFFNALGVTLLQGYGQTESAPVVSCNPPGGVKMHTVGTALPEVEVKIADDGEILVRGGLVMDGYWNNPETTAETIQDGWLHTGDIGVIDADGYLQITDRKKDIIVNSGGDNLAPQRVEGILTLEPEIAQAMVVGDKRPHLVALLVPDEAFIKDYAKAEGAKRDLAALADDKGLHAALRDAVDRANQKLSQIEKVKRYMVAAEPFTVENNQMTPTLKVRRHVVKDIYGDRLEALYG; the protein is encoded by the coding sequence ATGGCGCAGGATCCTTGGCCGAATCTGGCCAGTCTGTTCTTTGAACAGGCGGCCAAGCTCGGTGATCGGCCTTTTATGTGGTCGAAACATGACGGCCAATACCGCCCGCAAACCTGGACCGAGGTGGCCGATGAGGTGAAGGCCGTGTCGCGCGGGCTCAGGGCGCTGGGAGTCAAACCGGGCCACCGGGTCATGCTGGTGTCGGAAAACCGGCCTAACTGGGTGGTCGCCGACCTCGCCATCATGGCGGCGGGCGCCATCACCGTGCCGGCCTATACGACCAACACCGAGGCACTGCACGAGCACATCATCACAGACAGCGGCGCCAAGGTCGCGATCGTCTCGACCGCGGCGCTGGCCGCAAGGCTCTTGCCGGCGGCCAAGACCACCGGCGCTGCCCATGTCGTCGCCATGGAACCGGTCGAGCCCCATGATGGCATTGACGTCATGACATGGGAGGCGCTGAAAGAAAGAGGGGAGGCCGAACCCGACGATGTCGAGGAGGTCGCGGCGACGGTCGAGCGGGGTCATCCCGCCTGCTTCATCTACACCTCGGGCACCGGCGGCCTGCCCAAGGGCGTCATCCTGTCGCACCACGCGCTGCTCTCGAACATCCGCAGCATTCGCATCGCGTTCGAACCGATCCTGTCGGGCACGGAGATTTTTCTCTCCTTCCTGCCGCTGTCGCATTCCTACGAGCACACCTGCGGTTTCCTGTTCCCGATCTCGATCGGTGCCGAGATCTACTACGCCGAGGGTGCGGACACGCTGACCAATAACATGGTCGAGGTCAGTCCCACGATCATGACCTGCGTGCCCAGGCTCTATGAGGTCATGCGCCAGCGCATCCTGGCCGGCGTGGCGCGCCAGGGCGGCAGCAAGGAAAAGCTCTTCAACAAGACGCTTACCCTCGGCCTCAAAAAAGTCGATCCGGAACAGAGTCTGGGCCTTGGCGAAAAGCTGACGGATATGCTCATGGAGCGGCTGGTGCGCGAGAAGGTGCGCCAGCGTTTCGGCGGCCGGTTGAAAGCCATGGTCAGCGGCGGCGCGCCGCTCAACCCCGATGTCGGCAAGTTCTTCAACGCGCTCGGCGTCACCCTGCTGCAGGGTTACGGCCAGACCGAGTCGGCGCCGGTGGTGAGCTGCAATCCGCCGGGCGGCGTCAAGATGCACACCGTTGGCACGGCCCTGCCGGAGGTCGAGGTGAAGATCGCCGATGACGGCGAGATCCTGGTGCGTGGCGGCCTGGTCATGGACGGCTACTGGAACAACCCGGAGACCACGGCCGAGACGATCCAGGACGGCTGGCTTCACACCGGCGATATCGGGGTGATCGACGCGGACGGTTATCTGCAGATCACCGACCGCAAGAAGGACATCATCGTCAACTCCGGCGGCGACAATCTGGCGCCCCAGCGCGTCGAGGGCATCCTGACGCTGGAGCCGGAGATCGCCCAGGCCATGGTCGTCGGCGACAAGCGCCCCCATCTGGTTGCGCTGCTGGTGCCCGACGAGGCGTTCATCAAGGATTACGCCAAAGCGGAGGGGGCCAAAAGGGATCTCGCGGCGCTCGCCGACGACAAAGGTCTCCACGCCGCGCTGCGCGACGCGGTTGACCGTGCCAACCAGAAGCTCTCCCAGATCGAAAAGGTCAAACGCTATATGGTCGCGGCCGAACCGTTCACGGTCGAGAACAACCAGATGACCCCGACACTGAAGGTCCGCCGCCACGTGGTGAAGGACATCTACGGCGACCGGCTGGAAGCGCTCTACGGCTGA
- a CDS encoding dipeptidase, translated as MEVSDEARRIHDSAIVIDTHVDTVVRWLDLDEDLGTETGNGYMDLPLMKQGNLTASFFACCVGFHHAKEGTAIRRCLDMIDGVKEICRAYPEEIELALSAGDVRRIADAGKRAAIIAIEGGHAIDDDIRVLRQYFELGVRYMSLTHFNTHNWADSSTDAARHDGLNDFGREVVAEMNRLGMMVDVSHASDKVFWDVIALTEKPVMASHSSMRTLVDHPRNMTDDMVKAVADNNGVVCVTAWPEYISRDYWRGLENLADRLSDRGDGANRRESASGTTSAIFDLMALVRGDRTKGYNVLADADIPFPTLEDLLDHIDHAVGVAGIDHVGVGTDHGAIRFDIVGMEDCTKLPVLTESLLRRGYGEDDVRKILGENVLRVMADAIGE; from the coding sequence ATGGAAGTTAGCGACGAGGCACGGCGCATACATGACTCCGCGATCGTGATCGACACCCATGTCGACACGGTGGTCCGCTGGCTCGATCTCGACGAGGATCTGGGAACCGAGACGGGTAACGGCTACATGGACTTGCCCTTGATGAAGCAGGGCAACCTGACGGCGTCGTTCTTCGCCTGCTGCGTCGGGTTCCACCACGCCAAGGAGGGAACGGCGATCCGCCGCTGTCTCGACATGATCGACGGCGTCAAGGAGATCTGCCGCGCCTATCCCGAGGAGATCGAGCTGGCATTGAGCGCGGGCGATGTCAGACGCATCGCGGACGCCGGTAAACGCGCCGCCATCATCGCGATCGAGGGCGGACACGCCATCGACGACGACATCCGCGTCCTCCGACAATACTTCGAACTCGGCGTGCGTTACATGTCGCTCACCCATTTCAACACCCACAACTGGGCGGACTCGTCGACGGACGCCGCGCGCCATGACGGGCTCAACGACTTCGGCCGCGAGGTCGTCGCGGAGATGAACCGGCTTGGCATGATGGTCGACGTCTCGCATGCCTCCGACAAGGTGTTCTGGGACGTCATCGCGCTGACCGAGAAGCCGGTCATGGCATCCCACTCATCGATGCGCACCCTGGTCGACCATCCCCGCAACATGACCGACGACATGGTGAAAGCCGTCGCCGACAACAACGGCGTCGTCTGCGTCACCGCATGGCCGGAGTACATCTCGCGAGACTACTGGCGGGGGCTGGAGAACCTCGCCGACCGCCTGTCCGATCGCGGCGACGGCGCCAACCGGCGCGAAAGCGCGTCGGGCACGACCTCTGCGATCTTCGATCTGATGGCGCTGGTGCGCGGGGACCGCACCAAGGGCTACAACGTCCTGGCCGACGCCGACATTCCCTTCCCCACGCTCGAAGACCTGCTCGACCACATCGACCATGCGGTCGGTGTCGCCGGCATCGATCATGTCGGCGTCGGCACCGATCACGGCGCCATCCGCTTCGACATCGTCGGCATGGAGGATTGCACCAAGCTTCCGGTCCTGACCGAAAGCCTGCTGCGGCGCGGTTACGGCGAAGACGACGTCCGCAAGATCCTGGGCGAAAACGTCCTGCGCGTCATGGCGGATGCGATTGGGGAATAG
- a CDS encoding adenylate kinase, whose protein sequence is MTEARIVIIGNAGGGKSTLARAMAARRDLPLVEVDKLLWQPDWSETPDAEYEAQHAPLIASDKWMMEGLGKLETIRDRMLRATWIILIDMPIWMHFWLAAERQIAWAKGELEHPPAGNHTFITTRDMFETLWETEQDMMPAIRANVDEAEAAGIKVTRISSVEELNAFTEEMTGNAA, encoded by the coding sequence ATGACGGAAGCCCGCATCGTCATCATTGGCAATGCGGGCGGTGGCAAGTCGACGCTGGCGCGGGCCATGGCGGCCCGTCGCGATCTGCCGCTCGTCGAGGTCGACAAGCTGCTCTGGCAGCCCGATTGGTCGGAAACGCCGGATGCCGAGTACGAGGCCCAGCACGCGCCGCTAATCGCGAGCGACAAGTGGATGATGGAGGGCCTCGGCAAGCTCGAGACGATCCGCGACCGGATGCTGCGCGCGACATGGATCATCCTGATCGACATGCCGATCTGGATGCACTTCTGGCTCGCCGCCGAACGCCAGATCGCCTGGGCCAAGGGCGAGCTCGAACACCCGCCCGCCGGTAACCACACGTTCATCACCACGCGCGACATGTTCGAGACCCTGTGGGAGACCGAACAGGACATGATGCCGGCCATCCGCGCCAACGTGGACGAAGCCGAAGCCGCCGGCATCAAGGTGACGCGGATTTCGTCGGTGGAAGAGCTCAACGCATTCACCGAAGAGATGACCGGAAACGCGGCCTGA
- a CDS encoding Zn-dependent alcohol dehydrogenase, whose translation MKAAVLREVHQPLSIEEVQIDNPKSHEVLVRTAACGVCHSDLHYIEGKYACPKPTILGHESAGVVEKVGSEVRYVKPGDHVITCLSVFCGHCEYCTTGRPFSCQNDEFVDRDDDEPQRITQNGGVMHQFYSLSSFAEQMLIHEHALVKVRKDMPLDRAALIGCGVTTGFGAVINTADIEVGSTVAVIGCGGIGLSAINGAAIAGAGRIIAVDILGSKLNLAKHFGATDVVNAADTDPVEAVKEMTSGGVEYSFEALGHAKTAEQAFQMLRPSGAATVIGMVPEGETLQIHGADLLDDKKLQGSNMGSNAFRVDMPRFCDFYLDGKLKLDDMISARIPLEGINDAFDEMKRGEVARSVIVFDT comes from the coding sequence ATGAAAGCCGCCGTCCTGCGCGAAGTGCACCAGCCGTTGTCGATCGAGGAAGTCCAGATCGACAACCCGAAATCCCACGAGGTTCTGGTCCGCACCGCCGCGTGCGGCGTCTGCCATAGTGATCTTCACTATATCGAGGGCAAGTACGCCTGCCCGAAGCCGACGATTCTGGGGCACGAGTCCGCGGGTGTCGTCGAGAAGGTCGGCTCGGAGGTGCGATACGTCAAACCGGGCGACCACGTCATCACCTGCCTCTCGGTCTTCTGCGGCCACTGCGAATACTGCACCACCGGACGCCCGTTCAGCTGCCAGAACGACGAGTTCGTCGACCGTGACGACGACGAGCCCCAGCGCATCACCCAGAACGGTGGCGTCATGCACCAGTTCTACAGCCTCTCCTCGTTCGCCGAGCAGATGCTGATCCACGAGCATGCACTGGTGAAGGTGCGCAAGGACATGCCGCTCGACCGCGCCGCGCTGATCGGCTGCGGCGTCACCACCGGCTTCGGCGCCGTCATCAACACCGCCGATATCGAGGTCGGCAGCACGGTCGCTGTCATCGGTTGCGGCGGCATCGGTTTGTCCGCCATCAACGGCGCGGCGATCGCCGGCGCCGGGCGCATCATCGCCGTCGACATCCTGGGCTCGAAGCTGAACCTCGCCAAACACTTCGGCGCGACCGATGTGGTCAACGCCGCCGACACCGATCCGGTCGAGGCGGTTAAGGAGATGACCTCCGGCGGCGTCGAGTACTCCTTCGAGGCGCTTGGCCACGCCAAGACGGCAGAACAGGCGTTCCAAATGCTGCGTCCCTCCGGCGCCGCAACGGTCATCGGCATGGTGCCCGAGGGCGAGACGCTGCAAATTCACGGCGCTGACTTGCTCGACGACAAGAAGCTGCAGGGCTCCAACATGGGGTCCAACGCGTTCCGCGTCGACATGCCGCGCTTCTGCGACTTCTACCTCGACGGAAAGCTGAAGCTGGACGACATGATCTCCGCACGCATTCCGTTGGAAGGCATCAACGACGCCTTCGACGAAATGAAACGCGGCGAGGTCGCGCGCAGCGTCATCGTCTTCGACACATGA
- a CDS encoding GNAT family N-acetyltransferase, producing the protein MADLGPDDLRRMQGLAQEVTAIRPELLNGDATVGELAWVWAKDVHVLAPYWRHRLWFVDDKLVAWGWVCLPFRIPRGDGTFRESKVAHLTWQTHPDRPVLLNEILDWYDDVAGDSNRLVIVQSADDAAQTIAAEHGFMVDADDDDWIQFNMRDMTDLPDPMLPEDFRLLCADDVTPADAVQAHRDAWYPSVFSEAAFEQVQRTWPYRADLHLLIATPDGTMAATAIVWLDEATQMAEFEPVGTHRDYRRRGLGTALQIHGMHRARAAGATRMLVACLGSPAQPAARAMYEGVGFRPITRDLPHFKAAS; encoded by the coding sequence ATGGCAGATCTGGGACCAGACGACCTCCGGCGGATGCAAGGCCTGGCGCAGGAGGTCACCGCGATCAGGCCGGAACTCCTGAACGGCGACGCGACCGTCGGCGAACTGGCCTGGGTCTGGGCCAAGGATGTCCATGTGCTCGCTCCGTATTGGCGCCACCGCTTGTGGTTTGTCGACGACAAGTTGGTCGCCTGGGGCTGGGTGTGCCTGCCTTTCCGCATTCCGCGCGGCGATGGGACGTTTCGGGAATCGAAGGTTGCCCACCTGACGTGGCAGACACATCCAGACCGGCCCGTGCTGCTCAATGAGATCCTCGACTGGTATGACGACGTGGCGGGCGACAGCAATCGGCTGGTGATCGTCCAGTCGGCGGACGATGCGGCGCAAACAATCGCCGCCGAACACGGCTTTATGGTCGATGCGGACGATGACGACTGGATCCAGTTCAACATGCGGGACATGACCGATTTGCCCGATCCGATGCTGCCGGAAGATTTCCGGCTTCTGTGCGCCGATGACGTTACGCCGGCGGACGCGGTGCAGGCGCATCGCGACGCGTGGTATCCCTCCGTCTTCTCCGAAGCGGCGTTTGAGCAAGTCCAACGGACGTGGCCCTACCGCGCCGACCTACATCTGCTGATCGCCACCCCGGACGGCACGATGGCCGCAACAGCGATCGTCTGGCTCGATGAGGCGACACAGATGGCGGAGTTTGAGCCCGTGGGAACACACCGCGACTATCGGAGGCGCGGCCTGGGCACAGCCCTACAGATCCACGGCATGCATCGGGCCAGGGCGGCGGGCGCGACCCGCATGCTGGTCGCCTGCCTTGGATCGCCGGCGCAGCCGGCCGCGCGTGCGATGTATGAGGGCGTCGGCTTTCGCCCGATTACCCGTGACCTCCCGCACTTCAAGGCCGCGAGCTAA
- a CDS encoding phytanoyl-CoA dioxygenase family protein: MIACQRFDVPDELVRAFQRDGAVVVKGVVDTSWRDVIAAGMDLNRKHPTKRTVDYARDDATGERFFHDASIVTGNLYYEDYITHSPIGHVAAQMMGLERALAFYVTVFLRSPGTKARTPWHQDQTSWSAKGRHALSIWTSLDPVPDGTALEIVKGSHLWEQPMKRPHFGQNQLGGTMEIDGLDGIPIPDFSGADRDQYDIAAWPMEPGDILVFHGMTVHGGSGDLPPDLGRRSISIQWLGEDARITDPPGGADPDWLPELAEHGLGVGDYPACAICPVVEAGPASR; this comes from the coding sequence ATGATCGCATGCCAACGCTTCGATGTGCCCGACGAATTGGTCCGCGCGTTCCAGCGCGATGGCGCCGTGGTGGTGAAGGGCGTTGTCGATACGTCCTGGCGCGACGTCATTGCCGCCGGCATGGACCTGAACCGCAAGCACCCGACCAAACGAACGGTTGATTACGCACGAGACGATGCGACCGGGGAGAGGTTCTTCCACGATGCGTCGATCGTGACCGGCAATCTATACTACGAGGACTACATCACCCATTCGCCGATCGGCCATGTCGCCGCGCAGATGATGGGGTTGGAGCGCGCGCTTGCCTTCTATGTCACCGTCTTCCTGCGCTCGCCCGGAACCAAGGCGCGCACGCCGTGGCACCAGGACCAGACATCATGGAGCGCCAAGGGCCGGCATGCATTGAGCATCTGGACGTCGCTCGATCCGGTGCCCGACGGCACGGCGCTGGAGATCGTCAAGGGCTCGCACCTGTGGGAGCAACCCATGAAGCGCCCTCACTTCGGGCAGAACCAACTGGGCGGCACCATGGAGATCGACGGCCTGGACGGCATCCCCATACCGGATTTCTCCGGCGCCGACCGTGACCAGTACGATATCGCGGCCTGGCCGATGGAACCTGGCGACATCCTGGTGTTTCACGGCATGACCGTGCACGGCGGGTCGGGCGATCTACCGCCGGATCTTGGCCGCCGCTCGATCTCGATCCAATGGCTGGGCGAGGATGCGCGCATCACTGACCCGCCGGGTGGCGCCGATCCCGACTGGCTGCCGGAGCTTGCCGAACACGGTCTCGGCGTCGGCGATTACCCGGCATGCGCCATATGTCCGGTTGTCGAGGCCGGGCCAGCGTCGCGATAA
- a CDS encoding M24 family metallopeptidase produces MTNVGLQPGHFDASKMEAVQLPFTEEEFQARLDKLIAMAKEEDLDLLWVTSPEGVAWIHGFTASWYKGQAPMRYPQCYGTAVHVASGRYMHFDNPTEEPVLARTSVSKDNRFTPDREAEPNIRFTMDELKKEGWLEGTVGMEFWSYLPNRAISTMFEGAFLTHGCRVADMSEMVRRARRVKSPEELAYVEKAMAICDIGHQAIMEHLKPGITELALFGKVMGAMMEAGGEFSALIPIFNTSPMAGEVPMSNGHAMASRKVIEAGEMLTADLCGVYNRYHANALRGYFVGDNPPQSLVEQYKKSAGVFDVIKTEVKAGMTVAEVIRLLRAYYQEVGIWSETEGWGLGYELGWSLPPDWVGDFYFHLGDDKYLDRVFEENMVTNYESLFNTALIDTLIYGKDGTKILSKTPLELIAVG; encoded by the coding sequence ATGACGAATGTCGGCTTGCAGCCGGGCCATTTCGACGCCTCGAAGATGGAGGCGGTCCAGCTGCCGTTCACCGAAGAGGAGTTTCAGGCGCGCCTCGACAAGCTGATCGCCATGGCGAAAGAGGAGGACCTGGATCTGCTCTGGGTAACGTCGCCGGAAGGCGTCGCCTGGATCCATGGCTTCACCGCGTCCTGGTACAAGGGCCAGGCGCCGATGCGGTACCCGCAGTGTTACGGCACCGCCGTTCATGTGGCGTCGGGCCGCTACATGCACTTCGACAACCCGACAGAGGAACCGGTGCTGGCGCGCACCTCCGTCTCCAAGGACAACCGTTTTACGCCCGACCGCGAGGCCGAACCCAATATCCGCTTCACCATGGATGAATTGAAGAAGGAGGGTTGGCTCGAAGGCACCGTCGGCATGGAGTTCTGGAGCTATCTGCCGAACCGCGCCATCAGCACGATGTTCGAAGGTGCGTTTTTGACACATGGCTGCCGGGTCGCCGACATGAGCGAGATGGTGCGTCGCGCCCGCCGGGTGAAGTCGCCCGAGGAGCTCGCCTATGTCGAGAAAGCGATGGCGATCTGCGACATCGGCCACCAGGCCATCATGGAGCATCTGAAACCGGGCATCACCGAACTTGCCCTGTTCGGCAAGGTGATGGGCGCGATGATGGAGGCGGGCGGCGAGTTCTCGGCGCTGATCCCGATTTTCAATACCTCGCCGATGGCGGGCGAGGTGCCGATGTCTAACGGCCACGCGATGGCCTCGCGCAAGGTGATCGAGGCCGGCGAAATGCTGACCGCCGATTTGTGCGGCGTCTACAACCGCTACCACGCCAACGCGCTGCGTGGTTACTTCGTCGGCGACAACCCGCCGCAAAGCCTGGTCGAGCAGTACAAGAAATCTGCCGGCGTGTTCGACGTGATCAAGACCGAGGTCAAGGCCGGCATGACGGTGGCGGAGGTCATTCGCCTGTTACGCGCGTACTACCAGGAGGTCGGCATCTGGTCGGAGACCGAAGGTTGGGGGCTGGGCTACGAGCTCGGCTGGTCGCTGCCGCCGGACTGGGTCGGCGACTTCTATTTCCACCTGGGCGACGACAAGTATCTCGACCGTGTGTTCGAGGAGAACATGGTCACCAACTACGAGAGCCTGTTCAACACCGCCCTGATCGACACGTTGATCTACGGCAAGGACGGGACGAAGATCCTGTCGAAGACGCCGCTGGAGCTGATCGCGGTGGGTTAG